DNA from Armatimonadota bacterium:
AGGTCGCCATTATCGACAAGGGCCGACTCGTGGCCCAAGGGAACATGGCGGAGTTGCGGGAGCGGACCCACGCCGGCGGCGATGCCACGCTGGAAGCGATGTTCATGCAACTCGTCGGCGCGGCCGGACAGACCGAAGGGCTCTCCTGGCTGGCGTGAAGCCGGGGGCTAGGGATCAGGATTCAAGGCGTACCGGTTCACGGATTCCTGAATGCTGGATGCCGGATGCTGAATGCTGAATGCCAACGATCATGGATTAGCTTCCAATCCCGCCACCTTGCGCGCGATGCGAACGGCAACGACCAGATCTAGGCGCTCTGCCGACACACCGGACAATACCAGATCGGTTCGCACGGAGCGTTCTGTGCCTGCCCCGCTGAGGCCGCCGAACCGGCGCAGGATGGCTACAACGTCGGCCGTCGTGAACGGCGCGACCGCATCCTGTGGACCTTGGACGAAGACGCTCACGGGGTTGTCAGCGCCGCCCGCGTGTTTCAGAGCATAGTACGTCTGGAATGCGACGAACCGCCCGTCGGCACTGATAACAGGAAAGCACGAATCGAGGGCCATGCCTGCGCCGAGTGACGGGATGGCGACACCGGAGGTGACGCCCCGCTGCCAGTCGCTGACGGCAAGAGCGGTCAGGTTATACCCGGCCTTCAGCGCGAGGTTTGGCGCGAGGGTTTCGAAAGCTATGATCCGCCCGTCCGCGCTGATGGAGGGGAAGAACGAGTCACGCTTGCCCTGTTCGCCGGACGAAGTGAGGGAAACACGCGTCGTCGTCCTTGTCCAGGTGTCGCGTACGAACACGTCATCGTGGTTGTTGGTGTCGCCCGGAACGAGGTTCGTGGAGAGCGAATCGAACGCGACATACCTGCCGTCGGCGCTGACGGAGGGATCCATCGCGCCCCTGTTCGCCTGTTCGCCGCGCGAGGAGACCGAAATGAGGGTCGTGGTGTTGGCCTGCATGTCTCGAAGAAAGACGTCCTGTGCGTTGTTGGTGTCGCCGGGAACGAGGTCCGTGGCTTCTGAAAAGAAAGCGATGTACCGGCCATCCGCGCTCATCGAAATGGAGCCCCATCCGCCTCCGAATCCGTCTGTCTGGCGGCCGGTAGACGAGACATTCGCACGGACCGTTACGCCGGTCCTGGTGTCGCGCCGGAAGACGTCCCAGGTAGCGTTCGTGTCATCGGGTACCAGATTCGACGCTTCCGAGGCAAACGCGACATAGCGGCCATCCGCGCTCACCCTGGCCTCCAGTGAACGGTTATTGCCCGGCTTGCCTTCCGTGGAGACAGAAACGCAATCGGTTTTGCCGGTTCGCAAGTCGTGCCTGAATATCTGCCATTGGCAAACGCCGGTACCTGGGGCCAGGTTCGTGGCCCACGAGCCGAATACAACGACCCGCCCGTTCGCGCTGATATTAGCGTGGCACGAATCCAGGTTCGCCTGTTCACCTGACGAGGACACGGATGCGCGCGTTACGGCGCCCGTAAGCATATCGCGCACGAAGATGTCCGCCTTGTCGTTCGTGTCCTGTGGAACGAGGTCCGAGGCGGTGGAGCTGAAAGCAACATACCGTCCATCGCCACTGATCGATGCGTCGAAGGCTGAGCCAATCCCCTTCAGACAGGACGGCGAGACCGAAACGCGGACAGGGGTGAACTGAGCCGCTGCGGCGTGGGCAGCCGTGACGACCGCGAGAATCGCGGTGAAAGCAAGGAATGAAACGCGCATCATCGAACCTCCGGGTCAACGATAGCGAAACAACGCGCTCGGCGCGGGTGGAATCCATGCCGATGATATCACCACAGTGTGGAATCCGGCCACCGACGGACCATTCTGGAGGATGAGGTGTGAGCAACCCGCGAGGGTTCTCCAATGGCGATCACCCGCGCCGGCGTCTCAGATCTAGTTACCGGTGAGGCGCACGGAGTCTTTTACGCCGAGGCTGGCGTAGATCTCGCGCGTGGCGGTTGATCGGTTGAGCGTGTACAGATGGATTCCGCGAGCGTTGTTGTCCAGCAGGTCACGGCACTGCTCTGCGGCCCACTGGACCCCCACCTTGCGGACGAACTTTTCATCACCATCGGTCCGGCTGAGCGCTTTCAGCAGCCGGGCGGGGAATCGGGCGCCCAGCGCGAGTTCCGCCATGCGATACAATCCCTTGCTGGAGGTAATCGGCATGATTCCCGCGATGATGGGCACCGTGATACCCGCGAGTTCGCAGCGCTCGCGAAAGTCGTAGAAATCCCGGTTGTCGAAGAACAATTGCGTGACGATGTAGTCCGCGCCCTCGTCTACCTTGCCCTTGAGGCGGTCCATCTCCACCAGGCGGTTTGGACTTGCCGGGTGCCCCTCCGCGAATCCCGCCACCCCGATGCCGAACCCGCGGGGATCCGGGTGGATGCCCTCGTCGTTGAAGCGTTTGATGAACCGAACCAGGTCCGAGGCGTGCGGGAACGACGCGCGAGCGAGGAGCGGATCCTCGGTGCCCTTGGGCGGATCACCGGCAAGCGCCATGATGTTGGAGATAGCGTGCTTTGCGTATCGCTCCAGGATGCTCCGAATCTGCGTCTCATCGTGGTTCACGCAGGTAAGGTGCGGTATCGGGTCGAGCGACGTCTGATCCTTCAGACGCACCACGAGTTCGTGCGTGCGCTCCCGCGTCGAGCCGCCGGCTCCGTATGTTACGGAGACGAAACTGGGGTGCAGCGGCTCCAATTCCGCAATGGTGCGATAGAGATGGTCCGCCGCTTCATCGTCCTTCGGCGGGAAGAACTCGAAACTGAGCGTCAGGCGCTGATGTGCGAATATGTCGTTGATATGCATGGTAATTGGTATCGGGGCGCGTTCTGCGCCCCGTTACCGATACTATAGCAGACGCCCCGCCAATGAACTGGCGGGCTCCTCCCGCGAATTCGGCCTTCGCCGACTGCCGGCCAACCCGCGCAGGCGGGTTTCGCCACAGGAGCCCGCCATTTCAATGGCAGGGCGCTCTCAGCCCTTCACCAGCATCTGCGTGAGGTAGTCCTCCAGCATACGCTTTGTAGAGAACGCGACCACACTGGTGGAGATTGCTCGCTTCATCACCGGCAGCCATTTGGTGGGAAGACCGCTGGCGTCCCGGTCGAAGTAGGCCGGAATAACTTCCTGCTCCAGGATGCGGTATACCTCGTTCGCGTCGCGCTTGTCCTGCTCATCGGAGCTCTCCACAACCTCGCGACCACCGATGGCCCAGCCGTTCCGGTTCTCCGGGCCTTCGTATGCTTCGTCCCACCAGCCGTCAAGGATGGACACATTGGGCACGCCGTTTGCGGCCGCCTTCATTCCGCTCGTACCGGACGCTTCCAGCGGGCGCCGCGGGTTGTTCAGCCACATGTCCACGCCCTGGACCAGGTTGCGGCCGACCTCGATGTCGTAATCCTCCAGCAGGAAGACCTTACCCTTGAACCGCGCTTCCTGGGACTTCTGGTACACGTC
Protein-coding regions in this window:
- the metF gene encoding methylenetetrahydrofolate reductase [NAD(P)H], coding for MHINDIFAHQRLTLSFEFFPPKDDEAADHLYRTIAELEPLHPSFVSVTYGAGGSTRERTHELVVRLKDQTSLDPIPHLTCVNHDETQIRSILERYAKHAISNIMALAGDPPKGTEDPLLARASFPHASDLVRFIKRFNDEGIHPDPRGFGIGVAGFAEGHPASPNRLVEMDRLKGKVDEGADYIVTQLFFDNRDFYDFRERCELAGITVPIIAGIMPITSSKGLYRMAELALGARFPARLLKALSRTDGDEKFVRKVGVQWAAEQCRDLLDNNARGIHLYTLNRSTATREIYASLGVKDSVRLTGN
- a CDS encoding calcium-binding protein, with the translated sequence MMRVSFLAFTAILAVVTAAHAAAAQFTPVRVSVSPSCLKGIGSAFDASISGDGRYVAFSSTASDLVPQDTNDKADIFVRDMLTGAVTRASVSSSGEQANLDSCHANISANGRVVVFGSWATNLAPGTGVCQWQIFRHDLRTGKTDCVSVSTEGKPGNNRSLEARVSADGRYVAFASEASNLVPDDTNATWDVFRRDTRTGVTVRANVSSTGRQTDGFGGGWGSISMSADGRYIAFFSEATDLVPGDTNNAQDVFLRDMQANTTTLISVSSRGEQANRGAMDPSVSADGRYVAFDSLSTNLVPGDTNNHDDVFVRDTWTRTTTRVSLTSSGEQGKRDSFFPSISADGRIIAFETLAPNLALKAGYNLTALAVSDWQRGVTSGVAIPSLGAGMALDSCFPVISADGRFVAFQTYYALKHAGGADNPVSVFVQGPQDAVAPFTTADVVAILRRFGGLSGAGTERSVRTDLVLSGVSAERLDLVVAVRIARKVAGLEANP